In Candidatus Bathyarchaeia archaeon, the following are encoded in one genomic region:
- the hypE gene encoding hydrogenase expression/formation protein HypE encodes MLHGAGGTVMHDLVKNYIVRYFGGANNIDVPLEALDDAAVVGDVVLKSDSHAVKPIFFPGGDIGRLAVSGTVNDIAVLGAEPYALTCGFVLEEGLALNDFEKILASMQKTCKEANVNIVTGDTKVVEKGSLGGCVINVSGIGRRTNALEKNLKVVKQFRSDFGTRWILDSNLRAGDKIILSGTIGDHGLAVLSAQEGLSFGSGIKSDVKPLNRLIQCLLSDVGGVVAMKDPTRGGLADALNEFSEKSHVGILVQEDKIPIREDVHAACEMLGLDPLEIGNEGKIIIGVVKEKAEEMLELLKMTKEGKEAEIIGEAARDFKGVAMQTVVGGKRIIARPVGDPVPRIC; translated from the coding sequence ATGTTGCATGGTGCTGGCGGAACAGTCATGCACGACCTGGTTAAGAATTATATTGTGAGGTATTTTGGCGGAGCTAACAATATTGATGTTCCGCTTGAGGCTTTAGATGATGCGGCGGTTGTTGGTGATGTAGTGTTAAAAAGCGACTCACACGCGGTAAAACCCATTTTCTTTCCAGGCGGAGACATTGGACGCCTCGCGGTTTCTGGCACAGTTAACGACATAGCAGTTTTGGGCGCTGAGCCTTACGCGTTAACTTGCGGTTTTGTTCTCGAAGAAGGTTTAGCCTTAAACGATTTTGAGAAAATTCTAGCCAGCATGCAAAAAACATGCAAAGAAGCCAACGTAAACATTGTGACAGGCGATACTAAGGTTGTTGAAAAGGGAAGTTTAGGCGGCTGTGTAATAAATGTTTCCGGAATTGGCAGACGAACTAACGCTTTAGAGAAAAACCTCAAAGTTGTTAAACAGTTCAGAAGTGATTTTGGAACGCGGTGGATTCTCGACTCAAACCTTAGGGCTGGAGACAAAATAATATTGTCTGGAACAATCGGAGACCATGGTTTGGCTGTTTTGTCTGCACAAGAAGGACTAAGCTTCGGAAGTGGCATAAAATCTGATGTTAAACCCTTAAACCGTTTGATTCAGTGCTTGCTCAGCGATGTCGGCGGCGTCGTAGCCATGAAAGACCCAACAAGAGGCGGATTAGCTGACGCTTTAAACGAGTTCAGCGAAAAATCCCACGTGGGCATACTTGTTCAAGAGGATAAAATTCCAATAAGAGAAGACGTGCATGCAGCTTGCGAAATGCTTGGGTTGGACCCGCTTGAAATTGGAAATGAAGGAAAAATAATCATTGGTGTTGTGAAAGAGAAGGCTGAAGAGATGCTGGAGCTTCTGAAAATGACTAAGGAGGGAAAAGAAGCGGAAATTATCGGTGAAGCCGCAAGAGACTTTAAGGGTGTAGCGATGCAAACAGTCGTTGGTGGGAAAAGAATAATCGCTAGACCGGTTGGAGACCCCGTGCCGAGAATATGCTAA
- the hypD gene encoding hydrogenase formation protein HypD: MTEKLRFRDPELAKRVTEKIHDVAPKEGVVKICHVCGTHEWTITHFGIRSLLPANVEVIAGPGCPVCIVPASEIDEAVQLALKGVTITCFGDVLRVPGSKMSLLDAKAEGADVRVVYSVSDAVKLAEKESNREFAFFAVGFETTAPSTAVEIQGKPPKNLSFLVSHRVIPPAMKLLAEMEDLNLDGFIAPGHVSTIIGLKSYGVFPKKYGMPTVVAGFEPLDVLFGVYMILKQLRERTPRLENEYTRAVTWEGNTKAQELMQKVFDVVDGNWRGLGTIPSSKCVLGSEYAVYDAHLKHGVKVEHGADIQHGCKCHLVIIGKIKPTECPLFLKACIPQKPVGACMVSIEGTCRIWAREMTAESAS, from the coding sequence ATGACTGAAAAATTAAGGTTTCGCGACCCAGAACTCGCGAAACGTGTAACAGAAAAAATTCACGATGTCGCACCCAAAGAGGGAGTAGTCAAAATCTGCCATGTCTGCGGCACGCACGAGTGGACAATTACACATTTTGGAATACGCAGTTTATTGCCGGCTAATGTTGAGGTTATTGCGGGTCCGGGCTGTCCAGTTTGCATAGTGCCCGCGTCTGAAATTGACGAAGCCGTGCAGCTAGCTCTGAAAGGCGTGACGATCACGTGTTTTGGGGATGTCTTGCGTGTGCCGGGTTCGAAAATGTCTCTTTTAGACGCTAAGGCTGAAGGTGCTGATGTGCGTGTTGTCTATAGTGTCAGTGATGCTGTAAAATTGGCTGAAAAGGAGTCAAATCGAGAATTCGCGTTTTTTGCAGTAGGTTTCGAAACCACAGCGCCTTCAACAGCCGTGGAAATCCAAGGCAAACCGCCAAAAAACCTTTCTTTTCTGGTTTCTCATCGTGTAATCCCACCAGCCATGAAGCTTTTAGCTGAAATGGAAGACTTAAACTTGGACGGGTTTATTGCGCCTGGTCATGTGAGCACCATAATTGGACTGAAATCTTATGGGGTTTTTCCGAAAAAATATGGTATGCCGACGGTTGTGGCTGGCTTTGAACCGCTTGATGTTTTGTTTGGCGTTTACATGATTCTGAAGCAGTTAAGAGAGCGTACTCCACGCTTAGAAAATGAATATACGCGGGCAGTAACTTGGGAAGGCAACACGAAAGCGCAAGAGTTAATGCAGAAAGTTTTTGATGTTGTGGATGGTAACTGGCGTGGACTTGGCACAATTCCGTCTTCAAAATGTGTGCTTGGCAGTGAGTATGCTGTTTACGATGCCCATTTGAAGCATGGCGTGAAGGTTGAGCATGGCGCTGACATACAACACGGATGCAAATGCCATCTTGTTATTATCGGTAAAATTAAGCCTACAGAGTGTCCGCTATTTCTTAAGGCGTGTATTCCACAAAAACCAGTTGGCGCTTGCATGGTAAGCATAGAAGGAACATGCAGAATATGGGCAAGAGAAATGACAGCTGAATCAGCGAGTTAG
- a CDS encoding HypC/HybG/HupF family hydrogenase formation chaperone, protein MCLAIPAKVISVQEDKAKVDFGEGVLREVNVTLVNAKVGDYVLVHAGYAIQVLDEKEAKETIQLWNEILEAETPKN, encoded by the coding sequence ATGTGTTTGGCTATTCCAGCAAAAGTCATAAGCGTTCAAGAAGACAAAGCCAAAGTGGATTTCGGCGAAGGCGTTTTGAGAGAAGTTAATGTGACGCTTGTAAATGCGAAAGTAGGCGATTACGTGTTGGTGCACGCTGGCTACGCAATTCAAGTTTTGGACGAAAAAGAAGCAAAAGAAACAATACAACTATGGAATGAAATTCTCGAAGCGGAAACACCGAAAAACTAG
- the hypF gene encoding carbamoyltransferase HypF, which produces MRLKIKIVGIIQGVGFRPFIYRTAVKNNLKGYVKNRGDAGVEILLEGRESDIQNFMRDLKEKKPPLAQIHEILTTELKGKDEYANFSIHKSSKETELSGSVIPPDIAICDDCLKELRDPKDPRYEYFFITCTDCGPRFTIIEKLPYDRENTTMREFPMCSFCLNEYKDPLNRRFHAQTVACPKCGPKVYLTTNKGELVEHKDPVREAGKLLAEGFIMAIKGYGGFHVACSTLKDKPLIKLREVKHRSQKPFAIMAPSLEAIKTFAEVSKQEAALLTAYTRPIVLLNKSHTYYLSNLVAPGLHNVGVMLPYTGLHYMLFDKVDEPAFVMTSANPPNQPIIKDDEEALQALGSTVDYFLFHNRQIAHRCDDSVARMHGKTLVFLRRSRGYAPAPIMLKEKAKRCIVGLGGELNNTACVLLGNKAFLSQHIGDVENIETREFLENATKHLVRLTNSKVDAVACDLHPKFTTTKLARDLAEENNWQLFQVQHHYAHIAALMIEHGVEEIVGICCDGYGYGVDGEAWGGEILLCTRESSNFERVAHLEKQPLVGGDLATRFPLRMAAGILHKKANVKSWLLQNKQHFPHGENEINLILNQLEKNNGITATTSCGRVLDATAAVLDVCYERTYEGEPAMKLESIALKGKDAIRLKPIIKSNTLDTTQMLLEIFENRNKHSKADLAYSMHSYLARGLAELAIENAKNNGVKTIGFSGGAACNQILASIIWKTVEAAGLRFLVHEAVPPGDGGVSFGQVVVGGFFQV; this is translated from the coding sequence GTGCGCTTAAAAATCAAAATAGTCGGCATAATTCAAGGAGTAGGCTTCAGACCCTTCATTTACCGCACTGCTGTGAAAAACAACCTTAAAGGCTACGTAAAAAATAGAGGCGATGCCGGAGTAGAAATTCTCTTAGAAGGCAGAGAAAGCGACATCCAAAACTTCATGAGAGACTTAAAAGAAAAGAAGCCGCCGCTTGCTCAAATCCACGAGATACTCACCACAGAACTTAAAGGAAAAGACGAGTACGCCAATTTCTCAATTCATAAAAGCTCAAAGGAAACAGAGCTTTCTGGCTCTGTTATTCCACCTGACATAGCCATATGCGACGACTGCCTAAAAGAGCTTAGAGACCCTAAAGACCCAAGATATGAATATTTTTTCATCACATGCACGGACTGCGGTCCAAGATTCACAATCATCGAGAAACTTCCATACGACCGCGAAAACACCACTATGCGGGAATTTCCAATGTGTAGCTTCTGCCTAAATGAATACAAAGACCCTCTGAATAGGCGTTTTCACGCTCAGACTGTGGCTTGCCCAAAATGTGGGCCAAAAGTGTATTTGACAACTAATAAAGGAGAATTAGTTGAGCACAAAGACCCTGTTCGAGAGGCTGGCAAGCTTCTTGCTGAAGGTTTTATAATGGCAATCAAAGGCTATGGCGGATTTCATGTGGCATGTTCGACGCTTAAGGATAAACCGTTAATTAAGTTGAGAGAGGTCAAGCATCGCAGCCAGAAGCCCTTCGCTATTATGGCGCCAAGCTTGGAAGCCATAAAAACTTTCGCGGAAGTAAGCAAACAAGAAGCAGCACTTCTAACCGCTTACACTCGCCCAATCGTCTTGCTAAACAAAAGCCACACGTATTACCTTTCCAATCTAGTCGCCCCGGGATTACATAACGTTGGCGTCATGCTACCTTACACTGGATTGCATTACATGTTATTTGACAAGGTAGACGAGCCAGCTTTCGTGATGACAAGCGCTAACCCGCCAAACCAACCAATAATAAAAGACGACGAAGAAGCCTTGCAAGCCTTAGGCAGCACGGTTGACTACTTCCTCTTTCATAACCGCCAAATAGCCCACAGATGCGACGACTCAGTAGCCCGAATGCACGGCAAAACCCTTGTCTTCTTAAGGCGCTCAAGAGGATACGCTCCAGCACCGATAATGTTGAAGGAAAAGGCGAAACGTTGCATTGTAGGTTTGGGCGGAGAACTCAACAACACCGCATGTGTCTTGCTTGGAAATAAAGCCTTCCTTTCCCAGCACATAGGCGACGTAGAAAACATCGAAACCCGAGAGTTTCTGGAAAACGCAACAAAACACCTAGTCCGCTTAACAAACAGTAAAGTAGACGCAGTCGCCTGTGACTTACATCCTAAATTTACAACAACAAAGCTCGCCCGTGACTTGGCGGAAGAAAATAATTGGCAACTGTTTCAAGTGCAACATCATTATGCGCATATCGCCGCATTAATGATTGAGCACGGCGTAGAAGAAATTGTTGGCATCTGCTGCGACGGATACGGTTATGGCGTGGACGGCGAAGCATGGGGCGGCGAAATTCTGCTCTGCACGCGTGAATCTTCTAATTTTGAACGAGTAGCCCACCTCGAAAAGCAGCCCTTGGTCGGTGGCGACTTAGCCACACGTTTTCCGTTAAGAATGGCAGCAGGAATACTCCACAAAAAAGCGAATGTGAAAAGCTGGCTTTTACAAAACAAACAGCATTTCCCACACGGCGAAAACGAAATCAACCTAATCCTAAACCAGCTTGAGAAAAACAACGGCATTACTGCGACAACAAGCTGCGGACGAGTTCTCGACGCTACAGCCGCTGTTTTGGACGTTTGTTATGAACGCACTTATGAGGGCGAGCCGGCGATGAAGCTCGAATCCATAGCGTTAAAAGGTAAAGATGCAATTAGGCTTAAACCCATAATAAAGAGCAACACGTTAGACACGACACAGATGCTACTGGAAATTTTCGAAAACAGAAACAAACATTCCAAAGCAGACTTAGCCTATTCCATGCACTCCTACTTAGCCAGAGGATTAGCAGAACTAGCCATAGAAAACGCAAAAAACAACGGCGTCAAAACCATCGGGTTTTCCGGTGGAGCAGCATGCAACCAAATACTAGCGTCAATAATATGGAAAACAGTGGAAGCTGCTGGTTTACGATTTCTAGTTCACGAGGCTGTTCCACCCGGCGACGGCGGCGTATCTTTTGGTCAAGTAGTTGTAGGTGGATTTTTCCAAGTTTAA
- a CDS encoding helix-turn-helix domain-containing protein — MNRKVVLSDELRNFVESRLKVNLEGIEETLRQIFQKQELSVEDLKETMQSLEESFTLLSQKWNLQILYILFLKNAASFGELKRILGVNSRTLSDKLKILVRTRFVQRTVEEGPPLKVKYSLTKLGYNTILLALPFLYYASGHLI, encoded by the coding sequence ATGAACCGCAAGGTAGTCTTAAGCGACGAACTCCGCAATTTCGTAGAATCCCGCCTAAAAGTAAACCTTGAAGGTATAGAGGAAACTCTTCGCCAAATATTCCAAAAGCAAGAATTAAGCGTTGAAGACTTAAAAGAGACAATGCAGAGTCTCGAAGAAAGCTTCACTCTTTTATCGCAGAAATGGAACCTTCAAATCCTCTACATACTCTTCCTCAAAAACGCCGCAAGTTTCGGCGAACTGAAAAGAATCTTAGGCGTAAACTCACGCACTTTATCAGATAAACTGAAAATCCTGGTGCGAACCCGTTTCGTCCAAAGAACAGTGGAGGAAGGACCACCATTAAAAGTGAAATATTCGCTTACGAAACTGGGCTATAACACAATTTTGCTTGCGCTTCCATTCCTTTACTACGCCAGCGGGCACCTCATATAA
- a CDS encoding radical SAM protein produces the protein MSTKQETEKFETHSTSICPECLKRIPMRIYEENNIIYLEKTCPEHGKFDDIYWGDAELYKWFYDKWYNDKYVGTGLENPHTKTVNECPFDCGICPKHKTATILGIIDITNRCNLACPVCFAYAGAANYVYEPSYEQIVDMIKLLRANRPWACNALQFSGGEPTVRNDLPDLIREAKKAGISHVEVNTNGLRIAEDIDYFKKLLDAGLSTLYLQFDGLREDIYRKTRARADLVPVKQKVIDNARTLGLDSVVLVVTLAKGVNDKDLGAIVDYAIKNHDVVRCINIQPISMAGRAKKDELRKMRITIPDTMKLIEEQTNGVVSRWDWRPVNWPVPVSKGMSVIKGKAYPEFTMHPMCGAATFLVVEKDGSFKPIMDYVDVDKFADVFWSVYYSGVKGKKTIAKMKMLKLLPMAKSSLVGGLLRDVITKGSYEALGDFMRRIVMIGIMHFQDVWNFDLDRVQKCAIHYATPDGKIRSFCTYNSIHRPNVEKQFAIPISEWTKKTGKKINEPA, from the coding sequence ATGTCAACCAAACAAGAAACAGAAAAATTCGAAACCCATTCTACAAGCATATGTCCAGAATGCCTCAAACGGATTCCCATGAGAATTTACGAGGAAAACAACATAATCTATCTGGAAAAAACCTGTCCTGAACATGGAAAGTTTGATGACATTTACTGGGGCGACGCTGAACTTTACAAGTGGTTTTATGATAAATGGTATAACGATAAGTACGTGGGCACTGGTTTGGAGAATCCGCATACCAAAACGGTTAACGAGTGCCCGTTTGACTGCGGAATTTGCCCAAAACACAAGACGGCTACCATTTTAGGTATAATTGACATCACAAACCGATGCAATCTGGCTTGTCCAGTCTGTTTCGCTTATGCTGGAGCCGCAAATTATGTTTACGAGCCTTCTTACGAGCAGATTGTTGACATGATTAAGCTCTTAAGAGCTAATCGTCCATGGGCTTGCAACGCGCTACAGTTTAGTGGTGGTGAACCAACAGTTAGGAATGATTTGCCAGACTTGATTAGGGAAGCCAAAAAGGCTGGAATAAGCCATGTTGAGGTTAACACCAACGGGTTGCGCATTGCCGAAGACATTGATTACTTCAAGAAGTTATTAGATGCAGGGTTGAGCACGCTTTACTTACAGTTTGACGGTTTAAGAGAAGACATTTACAGAAAGACACGCGCAAGAGCAGACCTTGTTCCAGTCAAACAGAAAGTTATAGACAACGCGAGAACGCTTGGGTTAGACTCGGTTGTTTTGGTTGTCACCTTGGCAAAGGGCGTTAACGACAAGGATTTAGGCGCAATAGTAGATTATGCAATCAAAAACCATGATGTTGTACGATGCATCAATATTCAGCCGATTTCAATGGCTGGCAGAGCCAAAAAAGACGAGCTTAGAAAGATGCGCATCACAATACCAGACACGATGAAGCTGATTGAGGAGCAAACTAACGGCGTTGTTTCGCGGTGGGACTGGCGACCGGTCAACTGGCCTGTTCCAGTCTCCAAAGGCATGAGCGTAATAAAAGGTAAGGCTTATCCGGAGTTTACGATGCACCCCATGTGCGGTGCAGCGACTTTTCTTGTTGTTGAGAAGGATGGTTCTTTCAAGCCCATCATGGATTACGTGGATGTTGACAAGTTCGCCGACGTGTTCTGGAGCGTTTACTATTCGGGCGTTAAGGGTAAAAAGACGATTGCTAAAATGAAGATGCTTAAGCTGTTGCCGATGGCAAAGTCCAGCCTTGTCGGAGGACTACTCAGAGACGTCATAACCAAGGGAAGCTACGAGGCTTTGGGCGATTTCATGCGTAGAATAGTTATGATAGGAATAATGCACTTCCAAGACGTTTGGAACTTTGACCTAGACCGTGTTCAAAAATGCGCAATTCACTATGCCACGCCAGATGGCAAAATACGCTCATTCTGCACTTACAACAGCATACACAGACCAAACGTGGAAAAACAATTCGCAATACCAATCAGCGAATGGACAAAGAAAACAGGCAAAAAAATCAACGAACCAGCATAA
- a CDS encoding long-chain fatty acid--CoA ligase, which produces MEKPWFKFWPEKVRKHIDYPEIPLFEFLRKTAEKYPFKTALVYFHKEITYKELDLLTDKFATALDSLGVKKGDKVAIFLPNVPQFIIAYYGAIKIGAIATAISPLYKEREVEHQLNDSEAETIVVLDLLYPIVEKVWSKTKLKHVIVTGLKDYMPKATAVLGSLLKKIPQQKVERKPNVYFFTELINKYEAKPPSVEINPREDLVALQYTGGTTGTSKGAMLTHMNLVSNAVMCAEWLQGDEAEETFLAVLPLFHIYGMTTGMNAPIYLAGRIVLLPRFDPVSTFKAIHNYRVTVFCGAPTMYAMLLAHPDLKKYDCTSVRFCISGSAPLPPEVQKKFMEVTGGVLVEGYGLTESSPVTHCNPLDKSMKTVKIGSIGIPWPDTDAKIMDLETGEKELAPGEIGELVVKGPQVMKGYWKMPEETAEVLRGGWLYTGDIGKMDEDGYFYITDRKKDLIKYKGYSVYPRELEDVLYEHPAVKLCGVIGKPDPVAGEIPKAFVVLKEGKTATEKEIMDFVNEKVAPYKAIREVEFRTELPMTLVGKVLRRVLQEEERQKLAKT; this is translated from the coding sequence CTGGAAAAACCATGGTTCAAATTTTGGCCGGAAAAAGTCCGTAAACACATTGATTATCCCGAGATTCCACTTTTCGAGTTTCTGCGAAAAACCGCGGAAAAATATCCTTTCAAAACTGCGCTGGTTTATTTTCATAAGGAAATCACCTACAAAGAATTGGATTTGCTGACTGACAAGTTTGCGACAGCCCTTGACAGTTTAGGCGTGAAAAAGGGCGACAAAGTAGCTATTTTCCTACCGAATGTTCCCCAGTTCATAATCGCCTATTATGGTGCGATTAAGATTGGCGCGATTGCGACTGCTATAAGCCCGCTATATAAAGAGCGTGAAGTGGAGCATCAATTGAACGATTCGGAAGCCGAAACCATAGTTGTTTTGGACTTGCTTTATCCGATTGTGGAGAAGGTTTGGAGCAAAACCAAATTGAAGCATGTCATTGTGACTGGGCTGAAGGATTACATGCCTAAGGCTACGGCAGTGTTAGGCAGTTTGCTCAAGAAGATTCCGCAGCAAAAAGTTGAGCGTAAACCTAACGTTTACTTCTTTACTGAACTAATAAACAAGTATGAAGCGAAGCCGCCGAGTGTGGAGATTAACCCGAGAGAGGATTTGGTGGCGCTTCAGTACACTGGCGGCACAACGGGCACTTCGAAAGGCGCGATGTTGACGCATATGAATTTAGTTTCAAACGCTGTCATGTGCGCAGAGTGGCTTCAAGGCGACGAGGCTGAAGAAACTTTTCTTGCTGTATTGCCGCTCTTTCACATTTACGGCATGACAACTGGCATGAACGCGCCGATTTACTTGGCTGGAAGAATCGTTTTGCTTCCGCGATTCGACCCAGTAAGCACTTTCAAAGCTATTCACAATTACCGAGTCACAGTGTTCTGCGGTGCGCCAACAATGTACGCTATGCTTTTGGCTCATCCAGACTTGAAGAAATATGACTGCACTTCTGTGCGGTTCTGCATTTCTGGTTCTGCTCCGCTTCCGCCTGAAGTGCAAAAGAAGTTTATGGAAGTAACAGGCGGCGTTTTGGTTGAAGGCTATGGCTTGACAGAATCATCACCAGTCACGCATTGTAATCCGCTTGATAAGTCGATGAAAACTGTTAAGATAGGCTCTATTGGTATTCCTTGGCCTGACACGGACGCGAAGATTATGGATTTGGAAACTGGAGAGAAAGAGCTTGCGCCTGGCGAGATTGGCGAGTTGGTGGTTAAGGGTCCGCAGGTGATGAAGGGCTACTGGAAGATGCCCGAAGAAACGGCTGAGGTATTGCGTGGAGGGTGGCTTTACACTGGTGACATTGGAAAGATGGACGAGGATGGCTACTTCTACATTACCGACAGAAAAAAGGACCTTATTAAATACAAGGGATACAGCGTTTACCCAAGGGAGCTTGAAGATGTGCTTTATGAGCATCCAGCCGTGAAACTTTGCGGAGTGATAGGAAAGCCAGACCCGGTTGCGGGCGAAATTCCAAAGGCTTTCGTTGTGTTGAAAGAGGGAAAGACGGCGACGGAAAAGGAGATTATGGATTTTGTGAACGAAAAGGTGGCGCCTTACAAGGCGATAAGAGAAGTGGAGTTTCGAACGGAACTGCCGATGACGCTGGTGGGCAAGGTTCTGAGAAGAGTGCTGCAAGAAGAAGAGAGACAAAAACTAGCCAAAACTTAG
- a CDS encoding alpha/beta fold hydrolase, giving the protein MKTETVWIECADAKLYGKLYIPNAVPAPAVLVCHGLNAQGSNGLRLYARLAETACKEGCVALVFDFRGVGKSTGKFDYGIGEQQDVKCAVNYLASRPEVAPNKIFVVGHSLGGAVSLYALQNETRVKGLVLWSTPKNHNYNVRKFIRRTRGTLGLYAFLILSRIDRVLDISRLLNLEVYGVKLRPRDVREKLMKLNECEAASKLHNIPVLVVIGEKDIIVGVDEAEEIYRSANEPKSLLTINGANHIYKGKEQELIAKTVDWIKKVGQ; this is encoded by the coding sequence GTGAAAACCGAAACAGTTTGGATAGAATGTGCCGATGCAAAGCTTTACGGCAAACTTTATATTCCAAACGCCGTGCCAGCACCAGCTGTGCTTGTCTGCCACGGGCTGAACGCGCAAGGCTCAAACGGCTTAAGACTTTATGCTCGATTGGCTGAAACTGCTTGCAAAGAAGGATGCGTGGCTTTAGTTTTTGATTTCCGTGGAGTTGGAAAGAGCACGGGAAAATTTGATTACGGTATCGGCGAACAACAAGACGTCAAATGCGCAGTAAACTATTTAGCTTCGAGACCAGAAGTCGCTCCAAACAAAATTTTTGTTGTTGGACACAGCTTAGGCGGTGCAGTTTCACTTTATGCCTTACAAAACGAGACAAGAGTTAAGGGACTCGTGCTGTGGTCAACGCCCAAAAATCACAACTACAACGTTAGAAAATTCATCAGACGCACAAGAGGAACATTGGGTTTGTACGCGTTTTTGATTCTTTCGCGAATAGACAGGGTTTTAGATATTTCAAGGTTGCTTAATTTAGAGGTTTACGGTGTTAAGCTACGTCCACGAGACGTTCGAGAAAAACTTATGAAATTGAACGAATGCGAAGCCGCCTCAAAACTCCATAATATTCCGGTGCTCGTAGTAATAGGCGAAAAAGACATCATTGTAGGCGTGGACGAAGCGGAAGAAATCTACCGTTCAGCCAACGAACCAAAAAGCCTGTTGACAATAAACGGCGCAAACCACATTTACAAAGGGAAAGAACAAGAATTAATCGCTAAAACGGTTGATTGGATAAAAAAGGTTGGGCAGTAA
- a CDS encoding Zn-ribbon domain-containing OB-fold protein, whose amino-acid sequence MASMPSIKSREIKIVQDMPISKTLKFWEGLKEGKIYATKCRKCGRLYFPPSADCSECLCSDMDWVELSSEAEIETFTHVVFRPTSFCEYKPYTVAIGRLKEGVRVLAWLTGFKLSQIKVGMKVKLVAKTSQEGNPTYEFVPLETQ is encoded by the coding sequence ATGGCGTCTATGCCTTCGATAAAATCGAGAGAAATTAAAATTGTGCAAGACATGCCTATAAGTAAGACTTTGAAGTTTTGGGAAGGTTTGAAAGAAGGAAAAATCTACGCAACCAAATGCCGCAAGTGTGGACGGTTATATTTTCCGCCTTCTGCCGATTGTTCAGAGTGTTTGTGTTCGGATATGGACTGGGTTGAATTGAGTAGCGAAGCTGAAATCGAAACGTTTACGCATGTCGTTTTTAGACCCACATCATTCTGCGAATACAAACCCTACACAGTGGCTATTGGAAGATTGAAAGAAGGCGTCCGAGTGCTTGCGTGGCTTACTGGGTTTAAGCTGTCGCAGATTAAGGTTGGAATGAAAGTCAAACTTGTCGCGAAAACTTCGCAGGAAGGAAACCCAACATATGAGTTTGTCCCACTCGAAACACAATAA
- a CDS encoding thiolase domain-containing protein: MRKVAVIGVGNSKFGVRNDVNIAELAFEAVKPSLEDTGITAKDIEFVALGSTGAGAWYEELLPAVVSAEYCGLTKAGLTRCEAACASGSAAFFTAYAAVASGQAEIAMALGVEKMREIDSPTAMEWIGRAGYYFWEFHNFGLTFPAYYALYANAHMAKYGTTEEDLALVAVKNHKYATMNPIAHLQNKITVDDVLSSMVIASPLKLFDCCPMTDGSASVIVASEEKVKELKIDTPVWVAGIGYASGTANMSKRKDYVGLEASVLASQMAYKIAKVTPNQIDVAEVHDCFTIAEILAYEDIGLCAKGEGAKLIREGQTEIGGKIPVNVDGGLKAKGHPIGTTGCSMICEITKQLREEATEKSRQVPLKNYVALAHNVGGTGHYCYVTILRR, from the coding sequence ATGAGAAAAGTTGCAGTAATAGGTGTTGGTAACTCCAAATTTGGAGTAAGAAACGACGTAAACATTGCAGAATTAGCCTTCGAAGCCGTTAAGCCCTCACTTGAAGACACGGGCATAACAGCAAAAGACATAGAATTCGTCGCTTTAGGCTCCACAGGCGCAGGAGCATGGTATGAAGAGCTTCTTCCAGCAGTTGTCTCCGCCGAATATTGCGGGTTAACAAAGGCTGGCTTAACCCGTTGCGAAGCAGCATGCGCAAGTGGCAGCGCCGCATTTTTCACTGCCTACGCAGCAGTAGCAAGTGGACAAGCTGAAATTGCCATGGCTCTTGGAGTTGAAAAGATGAGAGAAATTGATTCTCCGACGGCTATGGAGTGGATTGGAAGGGCTGGTTATTACTTTTGGGAGTTCCACAATTTCGGGTTGACATTTCCTGCGTATTATGCGTTGTATGCGAATGCGCACATGGCTAAGTATGGCACAACCGAGGAAGATTTGGCGTTAGTAGCTGTCAAGAACCATAAATACGCGACGATGAACCCGATTGCGCATCTGCAAAACAAAATAACAGTTGATGATGTGCTGTCTTCCATGGTTATAGCTTCGCCTCTGAAACTTTTTGACTGTTGCCCCATGACTGACGGGTCTGCTTCTGTTATTGTGGCATCTGAAGAAAAAGTTAAGGAACTAAAAATTGACACGCCAGTTTGGGTTGCCGGCATCGGCTACGCTTCTGGAACAGCGAACATGAGCAAACGGAAAGATTATGTGGGGCTCGAAGCCAGCGTTTTAGCTTCTCAGATGGCATATAAAATCGCAAAAGTAACGCCAAACCAAATTGACGTAGCGGAAGTTCACGACTGCTTTACAATAGCTGAAATACTTGCCTACGAGGACATTGGATTATGCGCTAAAGGCGAAGGCGCTAAGCTGATTCGGGAAGGACAAACAGAAATAGGCGGAAAAATCCCCGTGAACGTTGACGGAGGCTTAAAAGCAAAAGGACACCCAATCGGCACGACCGGCTGCTCAATGATTTGCGAGATAACAAAACAGCTTAGAGAAGAAGCCACTGAAAAGTCAAGGCAAGTGCCCTTGAAAAATTATGTTGCTTTAGCCCACAATGTAGGCGGAACTGGACATTACTGTTATGTGACAATTTTGAGGAGATGA